From Candidatus Tisiphia endosymbiont of Melanophora roralis, a single genomic window includes:
- a CDS encoding IS5 family transposase (programmed frameshift) codes for MSRKNYPTDLTDEEWLRIEGLFQVSYVKGGRPLKHSKREILNAIFYVLRTGCQWRYMPHDFPIWKTVYEQFRRWKKQGVFERMNHELIKDVRRKLGRNEYPSACIIDSQSVKTTEKGELKVMMEPKKIKGRKRHIITDTQGFVLGCYVGSANENDRYGATVLLSNMQKEYTTIKQMWADMGYQSKDLKGLIKEKYNIDLEIVKRPVCRFWIPKNTPLELLPTREVGFKVQPRRWVVERSFAWINRNRRLSKEYDFLTDSSENIIFLAMSRLLLRRITSIT; via the exons ATGAGCAGAAAAAATTATCCAACAGATTTAACAGATGAAGAATGGTTAAGGATAGAGGGTTTGTTTCAAGTATCGTATGTAAAGGGAGGTAGACCTTTAAAACATAGCAAAAGAGAGATTTTGAATGCAATTTTTTATGTATTACGTACTGGGTGTCAGTGGAGATATATGCCGCATGACTTTCCAATTTGGAAGACAGTATATGAACAATTTAGAAGATGGAAGAAGCAAGGTGTATTTGAACGTATGAACCATGAACTTATCAAGGATGTTAGACGAAAATTAGGTAGAAATGAGTATCCTAGTGCTTGCATAATAGATAGTCAGTCTGTCAAGACAACAGAAAAAGGGGAGCTAAAGGTTATGATGGAGC CTAAGAAAATTAAGGGCAGAAAGAGGCATATTATTACCGATACACAAGGCTTTGTATTAGGTTGTTATGTCGGTTCTGCGAATGAGAATGATCGATACGGAGCTACAGTGCTACTCAGTAACATGCAAAAAGAGTACACTACTATTAAACAAATGTGGGCTGATATGGGGTATCAGTCTAAAGATTTAAAGGGTCTCATTAAGGAAAAGTATAACATAGATTTAGAAATTGTTAAACGCCCAGTGTGCAGATTTTGGATACCAAAAAATACACCACTAGAACTATTGCCAACAAGGGAAGTTGGGTTTAAAGTACAGCCAAGGCGATGGGTTGTTGAGAGAAGCTTTGCTTGGATAAATAGAAATAGAAGGCTCTCCAAGGAATATGATTTTCTTACTGATTCTAGTGAAAATATAATTTTTTTGGCTATGAGTCGATTACTTCTTCGTAGGATTACTTCTATTACTTAG
- a CDS encoding F0F1 ATP synthase subunit A: MSHSPLDQFAIKKLVEINLFGFDISFTNSSLFMLLAGVVSLSYFYLALKGKKIIPSRLQLSAEIIYDIITVMLNQNVGEKGRKFIPFIFTLFMFILLCNLLGMLPYGFTVTSHIIVTFALAIMIFFMVTIIGFINHGIHFLSIFLPKGTPSWLAPLMILIELFAYLARPISLSLRLAANMMAGHILLKVMAGFIVSLMIFFKFLPIPLIVILIGFEIFIAILQAYIFTILSCVYLNDAVNSH, encoded by the coding sequence ATGTCCCATAGTCCCTTAGATCAATTTGCAATAAAGAAACTAGTAGAAATTAATTTATTTGGTTTCGATATTAGTTTTACTAACTCTAGTTTGTTTATGTTACTTGCTGGAGTTGTAAGCCTCTCCTATTTTTATTTAGCCTTAAAAGGTAAAAAAATTATACCATCTAGATTACAGCTTAGTGCTGAAATAATTTATGATATAATTACAGTGATGCTCAATCAAAATGTTGGAGAAAAGGGGCGTAAGTTTATACCGTTCATTTTTACTTTGTTTATGTTTATTTTGTTATGTAACTTGCTCGGTATGCTTCCTTACGGATTCACTGTTACTAGCCATATTATAGTAACATTTGCCTTAGCAATTATGATATTTTTTATGGTTACAATTATCGGTTTTATTAATCACGGTATACATTTTTTATCAATATTTTTGCCTAAAGGTACGCCATCTTGGCTAGCTCCGCTTATGATTTTGATAGAATTATTTGCCTATCTAGCAAGACCTATAAGTTTATCTTTAAGGTTAGCTGCTAATATGATGGCAGGACATATATTACTAAAGGTGATGGCAGGATTTATAGTTTCATTAATGATTTTCTTTAAATTTTTGCCAATTCCACTAATTGTGATCCTTATTGGATTTGAAATTTTTATAGCAATACTTCAAGCTTATATATTTACAATTCTTTCTTGTGTATACTTGAATGATGCTGTAAATTCACATTAG
- a CDS encoding IS630 family transposase, translating to MYFFDESRFGTHSKLGYGWFRKGSRTQVKAKMGFQNFYVYSAVNPITGDDFTLMMPNVNTVCLNIFLAEMSKQIGEQKAIIVMDCAGWHKAKELIIATNIEILYLPPYSPELNPYFYPQFWERNIDNISILSVRFS from the coding sequence TTGTATTTCTTTGATGAATCACGTTTTGGGACTCATTCTAAATTAGGTTATGGTTGGTTTCGTAAAGGTAGCAGAACTCAAGTTAAAGCCAAAATGGGCTTTCAAAATTTCTATGTTTATAGTGCGGTTAACCCAATCACAGGTGATGATTTTACTTTAATGATGCCAAATGTCAATACCGTTTGTTTAAATATATTTTTGGCAGAGATGTCTAAACAGATAGGAGAACAAAAAGCGATTATTGTTATGGATTGTGCTGGATGGCACAAAGCTAAAGAGCTAATTATTGCAACAAATATAGAAATTCTTTATTTACCCCCATATTCTCCTGAATTGAATCCTTACTTTTACCCACAATTCTGGGAGAGAAATATAGATAATATTTCGATACTTTCTGTAAGATTTTCGTAG
- a CDS encoding IS1634 family transposase: MYIRRKKSPNSPRQSIQIVEGYRDSKGNVKQRIVRHLGVFVDEVEEAKLVALAQDLIAKIKAEREAATGQGNLFTDDTNEVKRGRPTNKQLKDILPVNEVKLNEVVEVKRVVEGVHQIGGHVYDQLHFNQLLARKRDAGMLKDLVLAHMVRPDSKKGIVEYLSDQFDKHHDLDATYRMMDKLHEQIPKIKELCFKNTLTLIPNKEISLVFFDVTTLYFESVEIDELRAFGYSKDHRFNTTQLVLALATNEDGLPLGYELFSGNTAEVSTLIKAINSWQAYLKVKDVCFIADRAMFSKANLQALDEGGYRYIVAAKLKTLKKEKKEEILSEENYKPTVIGNDLTWIADLEHDGKRLITSYKSKRAINDA, translated from the coding sequence ATGTACATACGTCGTAAAAAAAGTCCTAATAGTCCAAGGCAATCTATCCAAATAGTAGAAGGTTATCGTGATAGTAAAGGTAACGTCAAACAGCGTATAGTACGTCATTTAGGAGTCTTCGTAGATGAAGTAGAAGAAGCTAAATTAGTCGCTTTAGCACAGGATTTGATTGCCAAGATCAAAGCTGAGAGAGAAGCTGCAACTGGGCAGGGGAATTTGTTTACTGATGATACTAACGAGGTTAAAAGAGGTCGTCCAACTAACAAACAGTTAAAAGATATTTTACCTGTTAATGAAGTAAAACTAAATGAGGTTGTAGAAGTCAAGCGAGTTGTGGAAGGGGTGCATCAAATAGGTGGGCATGTTTATGATCAGCTGCATTTTAACCAGTTACTAGCAAGGAAACGTGATGCTGGGATGCTGAAGGATTTAGTATTAGCCCACATGGTAAGACCAGATAGTAAAAAAGGGATAGTTGAGTATTTAAGCGATCAATTTGACAAGCATCATGATCTAGATGCTACTTATCGGATGATGGACAAATTACATGAGCAAATACCTAAAATTAAAGAATTATGCTTTAAAAACACCCTAACCCTGATTCCTAATAAAGAGATTAGCCTAGTATTTTTTGATGTCACTACACTATACTTTGAATCAGTAGAAATAGATGAGCTAAGAGCCTTTGGCTATAGTAAAGATCATCGCTTTAATACTACGCAATTAGTTCTTGCCCTAGCAACTAATGAGGATGGACTGCCACTGGGGTACGAATTATTTAGTGGCAACACTGCAGAAGTTAGTACGTTAATTAAAGCAATAAATAGCTGGCAAGCGTATCTTAAAGTTAAAGATGTCTGTTTTATTGCTGATCGTGCAATGTTTAGTAAAGCTAACTTGCAAGCTCTCGATGAAGGTGGTTATCGTTATATTGTGGCAGCAAAGCTTAAAACACTCAAGAAAGAAAAGAAAGAAGAAATATTATCAGAGGAAAACTATAAGCCTACTGTTATAGGCAATGATCTTACTTGGATTGCCGATCTAGAGCATGATGGTAAACGTCTAATTACCAGTTATAAATCTAAAAGGGCTATTAATGATGCATAG
- a CDS encoding F0F1 ATP synthase subunit C — protein MDGTSLKFIGVGLMAIGMSGAAIGVGSIFSALLSSIARNPSATDQLQRMAFIGAGLTEAMGLFSFVIAILLIFS, from the coding sequence ATGGACGGAACATCTCTAAAATTTATTGGTGTAGGATTAATGGCTATTGGTATGTCAGGTGCTGCTATTGGCGTAGGTAGTATATTCAGTGCATTGCTGTCTTCAATTGCCCGTAACCCTTCAGCTACTGATCAATTACAAAGAATGGCATTCATTGGAGCTGGACTTACGGAAGCTATGGGCTTATTCTCGTTCGTAATTGCAATTTTATTAATATTTTCTTAA
- a CDS encoding portal protein, giving the protein MWSREQLASGLQSLLVNPAMNWFNLTIVAENDEQQQYLTTAERNMLAQMLEKTLMDIFNNPASNFYSQIHQFFLNLSAFGTAIFYVEEDLELAQTLFFRNINLQECYFEEDKFGFVNTMYRLFSMPIKSASAKWVDFAPFKERLARNPDEIVEILHIVSPQAQNQKSKGRRAMVTASPSTSSSSLLPYSSEYIYLAEQKIISQSGYSYFPFFVTRWVKEEGEVYGYAPAHHVLPDIKLLNSLRQITLKVAQKQLDPPLLVPKDGY; this is encoded by the coding sequence ATTTGGTCAAGGGAGCAATTAGCATCAGGTTTACAGAGCTTGCTAGTTAATCCAGCAATGAATTGGTTTAATCTTACTATAGTTGCTGAAAATGATGAGCAACAGCAATATTTAACCACCGCTGAACGCAACATGCTAGCCCAAATGCTAGAAAAAACCCTAATGGATATATTTAATAATCCGGCTTCTAATTTTTATAGTCAGATTCATCAATTTTTCTTGAATTTATCAGCTTTTGGTACTGCAATATTCTATGTTGAAGAAGATTTAGAATTAGCACAGACCCTGTTCTTTCGTAATATTAATTTGCAGGAATGTTATTTTGAAGAGGATAAGTTTGGTTTTGTTAATACAATGTACCGACTATTTAGCATGCCGATAAAATCGGCATCAGCGAAATGGGTAGATTTTGCTCCTTTCAAAGAAAGGTTAGCCCGAAATCCTGATGAAATAGTAGAAATATTGCACATAGTTAGCCCACAAGCTCAAAATCAGAAAAGTAAAGGTAGAAGAGCAATGGTAACAGCTAGTCCTTCAACATCTAGCTCATCGCTACTGCCCTATAGTTCAGAGTACATCTATCTCGCTGAACAAAAAATTATCAGTCAATCAGGTTATTCTTATTTCCCATTTTTTGTAACGCGGTGGGTAAAAGAAGAAGGTGAAGTATATGGTTATGCTCCGGCTCATCATGTGCTACCTGATATTAAATTACTCAATAGTTTAAGACAAATTACCCTAAAAGTAGCCCAAAAACAACTAGACCCACCATTATTAGTGCCAAAAGATGGATATTAG
- a CDS encoding PD-(D/E)XK nuclease family transposase: protein MSSKPLISLDYAIKYLLKNKGDYEIVEGFISAILRDAGGYSAVKIIALLESESNKESVDLKKSIADVVVEDQQGHKYIVEIDRTYTSLFLHKACFNTSRLIVDSIYASQDYASIKKVFHINLIYFAYAGMKSPLYYGKTIFREIDREHPIDLHLADTEGKVVDIHNVFPEYFVISVPLFDDIIKKEMDEWLYFAKHNEVRDDFKSPYMKKVAERLSILKMTTKERIAYNRYVNESLKQRDYIVSAEQKGREEGREEGREEGREEGFEKGEENKAIATAKEMLIDNEPIEKIVKYTKLTIEKIEQLKKEIEVLKEE, encoded by the coding sequence ATGAGCAGTAAACCGCTGATATCGTTGGACTATGCAATTAAATATTTACTTAAGAACAAAGGTGACTATGAGATAGTCGAGGGATTTATTTCGGCGATACTTAGAGATGCCGGCGGCTATTCAGCAGTAAAAATCATTGCCTTACTGGAGAGTGAAAGTAATAAAGAAAGTGTAGACCTAAAAAAAAGCATTGCTGACGTTGTTGTTGAAGACCAACAAGGTCATAAATATATTGTTGAGATAGATCGCACTTATACTAGCTTGTTTCTCCATAAAGCTTGCTTTAATACTAGCCGGTTGATTGTTGATAGTATTTATGCGAGTCAAGATTATGCTAGCATCAAAAAAGTATTTCATATCAACTTAATATATTTTGCTTATGCAGGTATGAAATCGCCTTTATATTACGGTAAAACTATTTTTAGAGAAATCGATAGAGAACATCCTATAGACCTGCATCTTGCTGATACAGAGGGTAAGGTAGTGGATATTCATAATGTATTTCCAGAATATTTTGTTATTTCCGTACCACTTTTTGACGATATTATAAAAAAGGAAATGGATGAATGGTTATATTTTGCTAAACACAATGAGGTTAGAGATGATTTTAAATCACCTTATATGAAGAAAGTAGCTGAACGACTTAGCATCCTAAAAATGACTACAAAAGAACGTATAGCTTATAATAGATATGTCAATGAATCCTTAAAACAACGTGATTATATAGTTTCAGCTGAGCAAAAAGGTAGGGAAGAAGGTAGGGAAGAAGGTAGGGAAGAAGGTAGGGAAGAAGGGTTTGAGAAAGGTGAAGAAAACAAAGCTATAGCTACAGCAAAAGAAATGTTAATTGATAATGAGCCAATAGAAAAAATAGTTAAATATACAAAACTAACCATTGAAAAAATAGAACAGTTAAAAAAAGAAATAGAAGTGTTAAAAGAAGAATAA
- a CDS encoding portal protein: MRKSGRIESELLNPLIMAIYQTLIKYNRVPILEGANSPPEIEIGYVSPLSRVQKTSAITSVEQVLGFFQRSGISNFFPEIYDNINWDECFKLFFELREAPSSILKSEQEVLQIRQQRKMMQMQQLQQQQQIQGQ, encoded by the coding sequence ATGCGGAAGTCGGGAAGAATTGAGAGTGAGTTGTTAAATCCGTTAATTATGGCGATATATCAAACACTAATCAAATATAACAGAGTACCGATCTTAGAGGGGGCAAATAGCCCACCTGAGATAGAGATTGGATATGTTTCACCACTATCTAGGGTACAAAAAACATCAGCAATAACCAGCGTTGAACAAGTATTAGGTTTTTTCCAAAGAAGTGGTATAAGTAACTTTTTTCCTGAGATTTATGATAATATTAACTGGGATGAGTGTTTTAAACTATTTTTTGAACTACGAGAAGCCCCAAGCTCAATCCTCAAGAGTGAACAAGAAGTATTACAAATCAGACAACAACGTAAGATGATGCAAATGCAACAATTACAACAGCAACAACAGATACAAGGACAATAA
- a CDS encoding AtpZ/AtpI family protein gives MLEQKELDKIQKRIKTLKANNQTNNHFHPKLNPKKEIDALAIALDLFSSVMLGFIIGFTLDKLFNSKPFCIIIFLLIGMLAGFKIIWQKLNKK, from the coding sequence ATGTTGGAACAAAAAGAGTTAGATAAGATACAAAAAAGGATTAAGACACTTAAAGCAAATAATCAAACAAATAATCATTTTCACCCTAAACTTAATCCAAAAAAAGAAATTGATGCGTTGGCTATAGCGTTAGATTTGTTTTCTAGTGTGATGCTGGGGTTTATTATTGGTTTTACATTAGATAAATTGTTTAATTCTAAACCATTTTGTATTATAATATTTTTGTTGATAGGTATGCTTGCAGGTTTTAAAATAATTTGGCAAAAACTAAATAAGAAATAA
- a CDS encoding helix-turn-helix domain-containing protein, translated as MGCHQRLITEELYQRAIEQLASMNRDNRVAIRLMAIIAAKENGVGVVCKVFNITTNTLRNWVKSFAQGNDKSLEYKQGRGRKSKLTKNCCEAINKWLQDDCNMTIKNIIIKLKENLEIDASKSVVHRVLQKLKFAYITPRPVHYKQNKETHEGSKKNFKKQ; from the coding sequence ATGGGATGTCATCAAAGATTAATAACAGAAGAGTTATACCAACGTGCTATTGAGCAACTTGCAAGCATGAACCGAGATAATAGAGTTGCTATTAGACTTATGGCTATAATTGCTGCTAAAGAAAATGGTGTTGGTGTAGTATGTAAGGTATTTAATATAACAACCAATACGCTTAGGAACTGGGTAAAAAGCTTTGCTCAAGGTAATGATAAAAGCCTTGAATATAAACAAGGTAGAGGACGAAAAAGTAAATTAACAAAAAATTGTTGTGAAGCAATAAATAAATGGTTACAAGACGATTGTAACATGACAATAAAAAATATCATCATAAAACTTAAAGAAAATTTGGAGATTGATGCTAGTAAATCGGTTGTACATAGAGTATTACAGAAACTTAAATTTGCATACATTACCCCAAGACCAGTGCATTACAAACAGAATAAAGAAACTCATGAAGGGTCTAAAAAAAACTTCAAGAAACAATAA
- a CDS encoding phage capsid protein, protein MEQITDGLKEQFAKNISLVIQQEGSKLRKCVTNGTQDTEVISFESMTTHEVESRARHLIDHNGLHGHYADDGDPARLEQIEFKIPTISRRFLTASSYHWNATMDRNDKLNLLTDPTSHFPKMAGWAMGRQQDRVIISAFASPVRAGRTGNNVINFDVANNVIPVGIRVTDANLTLNAQAAVAGNRGIIDSKRAGLTVEKLIKAHHILKKRSFGMYDKLYLLCSSNQISDLLRDPQITNYDYNNVRALVSGEVNSFLGFTFITSEMLGGIFDDTGNANHPRYAVKDCYAFNEGAIRFNTVNGSSKKGIEELVQYHYAKVLYYSEAFGASRDNEQAVVVIKCLENYDRSSHQGALWEEIAKKNHRRGVHSITMPWQMFGSQCRNVDNKADINDNDLAVMANNNLATRVRGLNMRRAAAGAAADVGDDFGGVDADDFADGAVDVGGGDIEDDNFGGGIVESENEDDA, encoded by the coding sequence ATGGAACAAATAACAGATGGTCTTAAAGAACAATTTGCCAAAAATATCAGCCTAGTTATTCAACAAGAAGGTTCTAAGCTGCGAAAATGCGTTACTAATGGTACGCAAGATACTGAAGTAATTAGCTTTGAGTCAATGACTACCCATGAGGTCGAGAGTAGAGCTAGACACCTAATTGATCATAATGGCTTACATGGACATTATGCTGATGATGGAGACCCTGCTAGATTAGAACAAATAGAATTTAAAATTCCTACTATTTCAAGACGCTTTTTGACGGCATCAAGCTATCATTGGAACGCTACCATGGATAGAAATGATAAGTTGAACTTATTAACCGACCCCACCTCACATTTTCCTAAAATGGCAGGTTGGGCAATGGGTAGACAACAAGACCGGGTAATTATTAGTGCTTTTGCCAGTCCTGTCAGAGCAGGACGGACAGGCAATAATGTGATTAACTTTGATGTAGCTAATAATGTGATACCGGTAGGAATTAGGGTTACTGATGCTAATTTAACCTTAAATGCTCAAGCTGCAGTTGCTGGCAACAGAGGTATCATTGACTCGAAAAGAGCTGGGCTAACTGTTGAGAAACTAATTAAAGCTCATCATATCTTAAAAAAACGCTCTTTTGGTATGTATGATAAATTATACTTACTATGTTCAAGTAATCAAATCTCCGACTTGTTACGCGACCCGCAAATTACCAATTATGACTATAATAACGTTAGAGCTTTAGTGAGTGGTGAAGTTAATAGTTTCTTAGGCTTTACCTTTATTACTAGTGAGATGTTGGGTGGTATATTTGATGATACTGGGAATGCTAATCACCCTAGATATGCTGTAAAGGATTGCTATGCCTTTAATGAAGGAGCGATAAGGTTCAATACTGTCAACGGTTCTAGCAAGAAAGGCATAGAAGAGCTAGTACAATATCATTATGCCAAGGTGCTATATTACAGTGAAGCCTTTGGAGCTAGCCGTGATAATGAACAAGCAGTAGTAGTAATTAAATGTTTAGAGAATTACGATCGTAGCAGCCATCAAGGGGCATTGTGGGAAGAAATAGCGAAAAAGAATCACCGAAGAGGTGTACATAGCATAACAATGCCATGGCAGATGTTTGGTAGTCAGTGTCGTAATGTTGATAATAAGGCGGATATCAATGATAATGATTTAGCAGTAATGGCTAACAATAACTTAGCTACTAGGGTACGAGGGCTTAACATGAGAAGAGCGGCTGCCGGTGCTGCTGCTGATGTTGGTGATGATTTTGGTGGTGTTGATGCTGATGATTTTGCTGATGGTGCTGTTGATGTTGGTGGTGGTGACATTGAGGACGATAACTTTGGTGGTGGTATTGTTGAGAGTGAGAATGAGGATGATGCATAA
- a CDS encoding IS4 family transposase, with the protein MQALSNAYNLGDKWLEREFRHVNFGDQRLIKRLIKTSSLIESKAFGSINQSCRSWKEAKGAYRLFSNKKFDPAGIYYSHYKETQERIKGNEFVFSVQDTTYLDFDSHIKTKGLGSVSKSYTKHKMGLIVHSALMFTMEGLPLGLSSQQCWARVIREETAQEKSRRKYISSTEDKESYKWIAALKDTMHIIPKDTKVITIGDREADIFELLWSCQEKGSLFIVRNRQNRKFISTEGRKTNLQTHINQISAKKEIVIQVPKKNNEAARMANIEIKYMSGLIPIRTPSLYGSKNTEHKISDKVVLYVVRAKEQVPPKGVEAIDWLLLTNVPVSNFEDAIERINWYKLRWRIEEYFRVLKSGCKIENSRLATKERLEKLIAIKSIIAFKILYLSKVAISHPQEVCTKILTSQEWQTLYIREHKTIFIPEEPPTMKQAIIWLGKLGGFMNRKNDKLPGTMTLWRGYENLTESIEILSIFLSQNCG; encoded by the coding sequence ATGCAAGCGTTATCTAATGCTTACAACTTAGGTGATAAGTGGTTAGAAAGGGAATTTAGGCATGTTAACTTTGGAGATCAAAGGCTTATAAAAAGACTTATTAAAACTAGCTCACTTATAGAAAGCAAAGCTTTTGGTTCAATAAATCAAAGTTGCAGAAGTTGGAAAGAGGCTAAAGGAGCGTATAGATTATTTAGCAATAAAAAATTTGATCCAGCGGGAATTTATTATTCACATTATAAAGAAACACAAGAAAGGATTAAAGGTAATGAGTTTGTATTTTCAGTTCAGGATACAACATACCTAGATTTTGATTCTCATATTAAAACTAAAGGGCTCGGTAGCGTCTCAAAGTCTTATACAAAACATAAAATGGGGCTGATTGTGCATAGTGCCTTGATGTTTACAATGGAAGGATTACCTTTAGGATTATCTTCTCAACAATGTTGGGCTCGTGTTATACGTGAAGAAACTGCACAAGAAAAATCAAGAAGAAAATATATATCTTCTACTGAAGATAAAGAAAGTTATAAGTGGATAGCAGCACTTAAGGACACTATGCATATTATACCTAAAGATACTAAAGTTATAACTATTGGTGACAGAGAAGCAGATATCTTTGAACTATTATGGTCGTGTCAAGAAAAGGGTAGTTTGTTTATTGTTCGTAATAGACAAAATAGAAAATTTATTTCTACAGAGGGAAGAAAAACAAATTTGCAAACCCATATAAATCAGATATCCGCAAAGAAAGAAATAGTAATTCAAGTTCCAAAAAAGAACAATGAAGCAGCAAGAATGGCAAATATTGAAATAAAATATATGTCTGGTTTAATACCAATTAGAACCCCTTCATTATATGGTTCAAAAAATACTGAACACAAAATCAGTGATAAAGTAGTGCTCTATGTTGTAAGAGCTAAAGAACAAGTCCCCCCTAAAGGAGTGGAAGCAATTGATTGGCTCTTGCTAACTAATGTTCCTGTCAGTAATTTTGAAGATGCGATTGAAAGGATAAATTGGTATAAGTTAAGATGGAGAATTGAAGAATATTTCAGAGTTCTAAAATCTGGATGTAAAATAGAAAATTCTCGTTTAGCTACAAAAGAAAGACTAGAAAAATTAATTGCCATAAAAAGCATCATTGCATTTAAAATTTTATATTTATCAAAAGTAGCAATATCTCATCCGCAAGAAGTGTGTACTAAGATTTTAACTTCACAAGAATGGCAAACTCTTTATATTCGAGAGCATAAAACTATTTTCATACCTGAAGAACCTCCAACTATGAAACAAGCTATTATCTGGCTTGGTAAATTAGGAGGATTTATGAATAGAAAAAATGATAAATTACCAGGAACTATGACACTATGGAGGGGCTACGAAAATCTTACAGAAAGTATCGAAATATTATCTATATTTCTCTCCCAGAATTGTGGGTAA
- a CDS encoding portal protein — MADKIMPLTGMENILPTEIEQNQCRDAIFKAFYVDIFRMQKENKEMTATEVQIRTEEQYRLMSPMVGRIESELLNPLIMAIYQTLIKYNRVPILEGANSPPEIEIGYVSPLSTHLRDEKVLETSKESGSQWFWYEVCSHVNITFLLDILKISQHNASYVYYHCFVSNKNSCH; from the coding sequence ATGGCAGATAAAATAATGCCCCTAACTGGTATGGAGAATATCCTACCGACTGAAATCGAGCAGAATCAATGCCGCGATGCTATATTTAAGGCATTCTATGTTGATATATTCAGAATGCAGAAAGAAAACAAAGAAATGACTGCCACTGAGGTGCAAATTAGAACGGAAGAACAATACCGTTTAATGTCCCCGATGGTTGGAAGAATTGAGAGTGAGTTGTTAAATCCGTTAATTATGGCGATATATCAAACACTAATCAAATATAACAGAGTACCGATCTTAGAGGGGGCAAATAGCCCACCTGAGATAGAGATTGGATATGTTTCACCACTATCTACTCATCTTCGAGACGAAAAAGTGCTTGAAACGTCTAAAGAATCAGGTTCGCAGTGGTTTTGGTATGAAGTTTGTAGTCATGTAAACATCACTTTTCTACTTGACATACTAAAAATTAGTCAACATAATGCTTCTTATGTGTATTACCATTGTTTTGTTTCAAATAAAAACTCTTGTCATTAA
- a CDS encoding ATP F0F1 synthase subunit B' (Produces ATP from ADP in the presence of a proton gradient across the membrane. Subunit B' is part of the membrane proton channel.), with product MPQFDVTFYCSQIFWLGVVFSTLYLLVHKFIAPLTEKILENRQAYIDSNIASAESLGEKADSLHKQYASTLAEISNIVENIKKEARDAMEASLLSKKIQLHNELKAQIANNRHDIETTNKLFWIDENDSCIDLAKLLIQKITNQEVDLELLKESYKKIK from the coding sequence ATGCCTCAATTTGATGTTACCTTTTATTGTTCACAAATCTTTTGGCTGGGGGTTGTTTTTAGTACCTTATACCTTCTAGTTCATAAGTTCATTGCACCGCTAACTGAAAAGATTCTTGAGAATAGGCAAGCTTATATAGATAGCAATATTGCTAGTGCAGAAAGTCTTGGGGAAAAAGCTGATAGCTTGCACAAGCAATATGCAAGTACATTAGCAGAGATATCAAATATAGTGGAAAATATTAAAAAAGAAGCTAGGGATGCAATGGAAGCATCTCTGCTATCAAAAAAAATTCAACTCCATAATGAGTTGAAAGCACAAATTGCCAATAATCGTCATGATATAGAAACAACTAATAAATTATTTTGGATTGATGAAAATGACTCATGCATCGATTTAGCAAAATTGTTAATTCAAAAAATTACTAATCAAGAAGTTGATTTAGAATTACTAAAAGAATCTTACAAAAAGATAAAATAA